The genomic segment TCCAATCAGCGAGGGTACGCCAAAGAGTAAGGAACGCTCCTCATGCTCCACATAGTTCGCCCATGGGAACAGATCGATAACGACGTATTAACGGTCTTTTATGCCGACTGCGCCGCACACGACGGCATACTTGCCGTCCCGCCCCCCCCTTTTTCGGAACTGATTGATCAGCTAAGCGTGCGGACGGTCTGCCTTACCACAGAGGGCGGGACGATATGCGCCGCTGGCTATGCCCGCGTTGGGGAGACAACGGCGACACTCTTTGGGGCGGTGCATCCCACCTGGCGCAAACGGGGCTTAGGGCGGGCATTGATCGCCGCCCTTGAAGATGCCGCCCAACGCCCGATGCTCCATGTGCGTTCGGAGGCGCTTCACCCTGATGCCGAAAGGCTGTTCGCCGCCTGCGGCTATCGCAAAGATTTCAGCGAGTTTTGGCTGCGCCGAGACCTCATCGCGCCGATCCCACGCTTTGAACCGCTGCTTGTCGAAACATGGACAATGCGCAACGCCTCCCGCTTTTTTGAAACCTATGTTGCCGCCTTTAGCACACGTCCGCGTGGGACAACCGATGCCGATGCCAGCGGCTGGATCGCGGAATATGACAGCGACCCCGATTTTCGCCCCGAATTGTCTTACCTTGCCATGATGGAAGGGCGCGATGCCGCTTTTGTTACCACCTTTGCTGGTAGCCCCCACCCCGACACGGGCTACATTGGGCAGATCGGAACGCACCCCGATTTTCGCAGGCGGGGCATTGCTCAGCGGCTTTTGGGCTTGGTTATGGCACGCTTCGCTGTCAAGCATGTCCCCGCCCTCGACATCCACGTTGGGGAGGACAACCCAGAGGCGATCCGCGTCTATGAGGGGGTGGGTTTTGTCCGGCAGGGGCGGCGCGGGCGCTATATCAAAACGCCGTAAATACGGCTGAGGATACTCCCCTAGGATTTAGGCAATTGAACATGTTTACTCCGTATTTATCAAAAGGGGGTGAGGTGTATTCAAGCCCCGAAGGGGCGGCTGCTTTCAGCCCGCTGCTTTAGTGGCGGGCGCTCACGGACGGCGATGGGCGCAAGCATTGCGCCCCTAATCTCAACAGCCCCTAGTTCCCGGACAAGCCTTTTAGCGGCGGGATCATAAGCGCTCTTCCCCTTTTCACCGTCGTCGCACTTAGCGGCAATCCAACCAACAAGGGTGCTGCAATAGATGAGTATCTTCTCATTTTAAATGGGTGGTTGCCTCTTGACCGCCCTTGCGGGTAAGATTATCAAGGTATGTGGCGCACAAAACGCCACTCCGTGATTCTAACCGTCTCTAACTAAATCTTTTGGAGGATGGTACTATGCGTAAGTTTCATTTGAAGGGGCTGCTGCCCGTTCTCGCGTTGGTGGCGATTGCTCTCGCTCCCGTTGGGACGCTCTCAGCCGCCGTTGCCGCCCCTGAAAACGTTGTTGTGATCGCCAGCCCGATGGCACAGGCAACCGAGCCTGTCACCATCTACGGCGCGACCACCGCTCAAATTAACAGCCTTGACCCCCAATACGCCGAAGATTCCGTTTCCATCCCGCCAGTGGAAAATCTGTTCCTCGGTCTGACCGATCTCGACCCTAAGACGACGGCTGTCCGCCCCGAAGCGGCGTCGAAGTGGGAAGTGAACGAGGCAGGCGACACCTGGACGTTCACCCTCCGCGATGACATCCCATGGGTCCGTTACAACCCCGCCACGAAGGAAACCACCGAAATCCGCAAGGTGACGGCGCAAGACTTCGAGTACGGGATCAAGCGTGCCTGCAACCCCAACACAACCTCCTACTACGCCTCCGTTGTGGCGGCAATGATCGAGGGCTGTGATACGGCACGTGCCATTGACCCTGCTGCCTTCAAGCCCGAAGACCTTGATCAGGTTGGCGTGAAGTCGCTTAGCGATACCCAGTTGGAAGTCAAGACGAAGGGACCCTTGGGTTTCTTCCTCAGCGCCAGTGGTATGTGGGTACTGCGTGCCACCCCGAAGGAAGCCATTGAAGAATTCGGTGATCGCTGGACAGAGCCGGGCAACATTATCACGAATGGTCCGTTCGTCCTTGCCGAATGGGACAAGCCGGTCAACCGTGTATTCCTCAAGAACACCCTCTATCCCGAAGCCGTCAATGACAACTACGGTGGCAACATCGAGCGTGTCAGCACGATTGTCGTCGGTGATGGTGGGTCGATCTGGAGTCTCTACCAGAACAGCGAAATCGAGTCCTCTGGCGTTCCTGCGGCTGAACTTCAGCGCGTGCGTGGCGATGCCGAACTGAGCAAAGAACTGCGCCAGACGAGCGACCTTGCCGTGTTCTACTTTGGGTTCATGTTCGATAAAGCGCCGTTCGATAACGTCCATGTTCGCCGCGCCTTCAGCGCCGCGCTGGATCGCAAGGCGTTTGTGAGCGAAACCCAGCAAGATCAGGGTGTGCCAATGGCGCACTTCATGCCCCCCGGTATTCGCGGCGCAGTGCCGATCAACGAGGTTGGTATTGGGCAGCCCGATACCCCCGGCTTTGATGCTGCTTTTGCCAAGAGCGAGATGGAGGCAGGCGGCTTCCCGAACTGCGAAGGCTTCCCCGAAGTCAATATCGCCGTATATCAGGGCGCCAGCGATTGGGCGCAGTTCCTCCAGAACGCTGTCCAAACGAACCTCGGCTGTGATCCTTCCAAGATCATCATTGAGGAAGTTGAATTCGGCGTCCTGCTCAGCACCATCAAACGGGCAACCCCCGTTGCGCAGCGCCCGCACATGTTCACCCTCGGTTGGGGACCGGACTACCCGGATGCCCACAACTGGATTCATGACGTGCTAAGCTGCAATGCCGATAACCCCTTCAACCGCCCCTGTGACGAGGCGCTTGATGGCAAGATCGACGCCGCCGCAACGGAAACCGATCCGTTGAAGCGTGAGCAGATGTACCGTGAATTGGAAGAAGCCTTCTTTGGCGCAGACGGGGTGTTCCCCATCGCGCCGTTGTTCTTGAACATCAATATCTTCATGGTCAAGCCATGGTACACGGGCTTCTTCGAGACCGACGGTCTCTTTGGCGGTCCGCACTGGAACAGCCGGAAGGTTGACCAAGCCGCACAGCTTGCTGCTCGCGGGAACTAGCCTCAAATCGATGGGGTGATCTTCTAAACAGGATCACCTCAATAGGAAAAGCGTGGGGTGATCCCAATAATACAGGATCACTCCCCCATTCACCCGGCGTTATGCCGGGTTTTCGTTGTCTCACCTAACCCATGAAGGACACATCCCTGTGACTGGCACATTCCTCAATCTGATCACGATCATTTTAGGCAGCCTCGTCGGGCTTTTGATAGGCAACCGGCTGACGGAGAAAATGCAAGAATCAGTGATGATGGGCTTGGGCTGCGTCACCTTGACCATTGGCGTCCAAAATGCGATGGGCAGCGGCAACATTATCCTTCCGGTGCTGGCAATCGCTGTGGGGGCAATCGTGGGCGAGGCACTCGATCTCGATGGGGCGTTAAAGCGCTTCGGCGGCTGGTTGCAGAGTCGCGTCGCCGCGATGGGCGTTTCGGAGAGCGCTGCTGACATAACCAAAGCCGATCAGGGGCGGATACGCTTCATCACCGGCTTTGTCACCGCCAGCTTACTGTTCTGCATCGGACCGATGGCGGTGTTGGGGTCGATCCAAAACGGTATTGATGTGAACGAAGTCCGCCTGTTGGCGATCAAATCGACGCTCGATCTCTTTGCATCGGCGGCGTTGGCGTCCACCTTAGGGATAGGCGTCATGTTCTCGATTATTCCCACCCTTCTGTTGCAAGGTGGCTTTTCTGTGGTGGGGATGTTCATTGCGCGGGCAGCAGCGGCAGGAACAGCGGCAACTATCGGCTTATCGCGCACGAATCCCTACCTTGTTGAACTCTCGGCAACGGGTGGTTTGGTGTTGATTGCCCTCGCCTTCATCTTGATGAATATGAAACAATCGCGGGTGGCAAATTTCCTTCCTGCGCTGGTCATTGCGCCCTTGCTGGTGGGCTTAGCCGCGCTGCTGAATATCGCCATTTACCCCCCGCCCATTCCCTAAGTGTCCCTGGCGCTTTAGCGCCGGGCTGAAAGCCGTCACCCTTTGTGCGGGTGGAAAGGGATATTCCTACATCCCCTTACATTCCCATCGGGGGTTTGTTTTGGTTGCCCTTAGCCAGCGAGGATTTCGGCAAGTTTTTCCTCATTTTCTGTCCGGGCGCGAATGGCAATCGGCGCGGCAAGCAGCCGGCGCAGTTCGCCTTCGCTGATCGGATTCTCGTAGTACAGACGGAACATCTCACCCGCTGTGATCAACACATCACCCGTATAGGGTTCAAGGCGCACCGCATCACCGGCTTGGACGCACCCGGTCTGAATCACGCGGCAGTACAAGCCCGGACGTTCCGCCGCCCGAAAGCGCTTCACAAAGGTGGGATCGCCCATCCGCGTTGCCAATGTTACACAGGGGATGCGCGGCGAGGTGATTTCCAAGATAACCTCTCCTACATGGAGGCGATCTCCAATGTGTAGTGGGGCAGATTCCAACCCACTGATAGTGAGGTTATCCCCGAACATCCCCGGCTCAAGATCATGCCCCAACTGTGTCCCCCACCACGCATAATCGATGTCACCATAGACATACACCGCCTGATCCGGTCCGCCGTGATGTTTTTTGTTCATCACGTTGTCCCCCTCCAAGCCCAATGCGTTGATCTGAACGGGATTGGGCGTGGTGTGTTTGTAGATTCCGGTGATGATTTCAACCTTACCGCCTCGGTTCATGGGCTGCGGCGTACCAAGATTCACGCTGAGAAGGTGCATGATCGTTCTCGCTTATAAAGAGCTAGACCTATTTAATGGCTTTAATGACAAAGGTGACCACCCCACTGGGGGTTTCCACCTTCACCTTGTTCCCTTGTTTCTTGCCTAAGAGAGATTTTCCCAACGGGCTTTCGTTAGAAATTCTCCCCTCGCGGGGGTTTGCCTCCGCCGCACCGACGATAATGTAGGTTTCTGGGGGGTCGTTCCCTTCCTGAACGGTCACTTCGCTGCCAACTTGGATCGTCTTGCCCCTTGTTTTGTCATTGCTGATGATCGTTGCCGCCCGCAGAAGTTCCTCAAGGTGATTGATGCGCCCTTCGAGGAATGCCTGCTGCTCTTTGGCATCTTGGTAATCGGCGTTTTCAGAAAGGTCGCCCTGCGAGATCGCCTCTTTTAATTTGGCGGCAAGTTCGGGGCGCTTTACCGTTTTTAACTCATCAAGTTCACGGCGCAGTTCAGCCGCGCCTTCCTCGGTGAGGTATTGAACATCGCTCATCGGATGCAGTTCCTCCTAAGCGGGGTGCTAACGGGGCAGAACCACCGCAATAATGATGATCAAGACGAACAATGCACCAGCCAAAACCGCTAAATTACGAAGGTCTTTTAAGACATAAGCGTAATCTTGGCGCAATTCCTCTTGGGTGGGGATGCGCCGGCTGGCAGACCCCATGACCGAACGGCTGGCAACGCGCACGGTTGCCCCGCCTGCCACCATCACCTCGCCTTTATCGGCTTTCTTCTCTTTATCTTGCCCGCTCAGTTCGGCGCGGGCGCGTTCCAAGACATCCGCCGATAAATTCGGGCGGCGCTCACTCTTTTTCTTTGCCATGGATGGCTCTCCTCAGAATTAGGTTTGTTTTTTTAGGGTTGCCCAAGCGCTTATTTTACCATATGGGGCAGCGTCGCTAAAGGAACGAATCATGAAAACAAGGAGGGACGGATTGGGAATCGTTTGTCTCAAGAAGGGCTATAATCAGGTTGCCTTACCTGCTGAGGAAAATCCGATCATGAATCCACTTCTTGAGACATGGCAGATCAACGCCCGCATCACCCTCTATGTGCTGGGCGCGGTTGCTCCTGAGGCACTGAAGGCGGGAAAGGCGCTCAAACTGCGCACTGTTGCCGCGCAGTTTGCCCATATCCACAACGTGCGTCTCATGTGGCTGAAAGAGGCTGCCCCCGATCTATTGGAGGGGTTGGATGCTTCTGGCGCAGGGAAATTTGATCTTGCCCTCAACCCCGATGCCACTGAACTGCGAACGGCATTAGACGCATCGGCGGGAGCGATCAGCGTGTTGCTTGAACGGGGGTTGGAGTCTGGAAAGATTAGAGGGTTTAAACCCCATGCGACGGCGTTCCTCGGCTATTTGATCGCCCACGAATCGTACCATCGCGCCGAAATTGGGATCATCCTCACCCACGCCGGACATCCACTTGAGAAAAAGGTTGCCTTTGGCATGTGGGAATGGGGCGTGCGGTGAGGGTTGTCTCAGAGGGCAGTAGTCTGCACCTCTACAGCGAACGTGCCGATAGATTCGGTCCTGATGGGTTGATGCTGACCTATCAGACCGCCCCCCCCATGCCTGCCGTCCATGCGCCGCGCCCCTACATCCACCCCCTGTATTCGCCACGCGGCGTTCTGCTCACCGAGGACGCCCCGCCCGATCACCCCTGGCATCGGGGCTTATCGATGACCTTTGTCGATGTGTCCGGGGTGAATTTCTGGGGTGGGCATACCTATCTTCAGGATCACGGTTATGTGCTGCTGGCGAATCACGGGCGAGTGGATCTGCTCAACCAAACCGTGCGTCTTCAAGGGGAGGGCAGCGGCGCTGCCTTTCATGAAACGTGGGCGTGGCGGAACGCTACCGGAGACGTGCTGCTGACGGAGGCGCGGCGGTGGGAGGTTTCTATTCCCCTCTTAGACCAACCAATACTCGTGATCACCATTTTCTCAAGATTCACAAACAGCACCGCGCATCCCTTACGGTTCGGCTCGCCCTGGACACAAGGGCGGGCGGGCGTGGGCTATGGCGGGTTATTTTGGCGCTTGCCCGCCGCGCTCACAGGGGGGACGTTTAATGCCCAGAGCGAAGCGGAGGTACTGAGCGCCCCCGATCCGTATGGGGTGGATAAGATGCATTACCACCTTGCTGGACGGCTTGACCTTCATTGGGAGGCGCGGCAGTTCCTGCCAGAGCAGATTCGGGCGACGGCATGGTTTGTCCGTCAGAAGGACTACCTCGGCATATGCGCCGCCTTTCCTTATGAGCGGCACTACGACCTCTTGCCGAGGGAGCGGCTTTACTTCTGGCATACGCTGAGCATGAGCGATGTTTATTGCAGTACCCTCACTGGTTGAACTGCAACCAGCCTTCTTACAAGAAGGACGGGCGTCGTTCGTTTTCCCTTGATCACCACCGCCTGCCTATCGGTAAGCATATCGTGCTAAGCGGGCTGTCAACCACTGAGGGGTCAATCTCACTGAAAAATGCTGTAGGTGTTTAGGCGATCACCCGCCATGTCGTTCCCGCTGCCGCCGGACGGGTCACTTGGGCGCTGAAGCCTATGCCCATCCCATAATAGACCTGAAACATCCCCTCCATGACGCGCTCGGCGGCGGACTTCGATTCGGTGAAGGAACAGATCGTTGGGCCCGACCCGCTGATCACCGTTGCTAATGCGCCGCGTTCCGCTGCCGCTACTCGCACTGCCCCTAACCCAGGGATCAGGTGTTCACGGGCGGGTTCAACGACCTGATCGTACATCATCGCCCGTCCCATAAGCGCCACATCACTGCGATAGAGGGCATGGATGAACAGCCCTAGCCCGCCCGTTTGATGCACCATCGTAGCAAGGGACACCTCACGGGGGAGGACAGCACGCGCCTCTTTTGTGGGGACGGCAACATCGGGGGTACAGATTGTTGCCCATAGTGTAGGCGGCACAGGCAGGGCGAACAACTGGCTCGCCTCCAATCCGGTGACGAGGACGAGTCCGCCGATGACCGCTGGGGCAACATTATCGACATGGCGTCCGCTGACAACGGCTTCCCCCTCCACCGCCGCCGCAATGACCATCCCCACATCTCCCCGCCCGCCAAAGAGGGCATTGACCGCCACCGCCCCGCCCGCCGCACTCGCCGCGCTGCTGCCCAAGCCGCTGGCAAGGGGCAGCCCCTTTTCTATCGTCAGGCAGACGCCCTGATCGGCAATATTCAAGGCATTCAACATTGCCTGTGCTGCAATACCCGCTGTGTTCTTTGCTGATTCGCGGGGGAGACGCCCGCCATCACCGCGAATGTCGTTAATCAGGACGCCGGGAGTTTCCGTTCGCTCGGCATAGATGGTGTCAAAGGGCTGTTCAAACGCCATGCCCAAGACATCGAAGCCAATGCCCAAATTGGCAATGGTCGCCGGAGCGCGAACTTCCACCCGGCGCGGCAGATCATCATAGAGACTCATGAAGGTATCACCGCTAAGGCTTGGCTCAGGTCAGCGATAAGGTCAGCAGCATCCTCAACCCCAATAGCAAAGCGGACAAGATTTCCGGTGATCCCTAATTCCAGACGTTCTTCCGGCGTTTTCTCAAAGAAGGACATCAGCGCGGGCTGTTCGATCAGGCTGTCCACGCCACCCAAACTCGGCGCAATATAGGGAATTTCCATGGCGTCAATGAAACGGCTGGTGTCTTCCAACGTCCCCCGCACGGTAAAGCTGACGACGCCACCGTAGCCGTTCATCTGCTTTTGGGCAATGGCGTGATCGGGGTGCGAGGGCAGCCCCGGATACCACACACGCTCTATGGCGGGGTGCGTTTCCAAAAACTCGGCAACGCGCTGCCCGGTTGCGTTCTGTTGGGCAACGCGCAAGCCAAGTGTTTTCAAACCACGCTCCAAAAGGTAGGCGCTCTGCGGATCAACGATCCCGCCGAGGACGCCGCGTGCATCACGCAGGGCGGCAATCCGATCTTTCCGTCCGGCGACAACGCCCGCCATGATGTCATGATGCCCGCCGAGGTACTTTGTGGCGCTGTGGACGATGTAATCAATGCCATAGGTCAGCGGGAGCTGGTTGATGGGCGTCCCAAAGGTGCTGTCGATAATCGTTTGCAGGCGGTGGCGTTTGGCAATCTCAGCAATCCGCGCCAGATCAACGCAGCGCAGGTAGGGGTTTGTTGGGCTTTCGGAGATGATAAAGCGCGTTCGTTTGGGCTGAATAGCGCCCTCCAATGCCTCGTAATCGCCCGTTTCGACAATGGTCGTCTCAATGCCGAGACGCTTCAGAAAGACCGTGCAAAATTGGCGTGTTCGGCGGTAACAATCGCTGGTCATGACGAGATGCGCCCCCGTTGGCAGGCTTGCCAGCAAGAGCGAGGTGATCG from the Anaerolineales bacterium genome contains:
- a CDS encoding MOSC domain-containing protein — protein: MHLLSVNLGTPQPMNRGGKVEIITGIYKHTTPNPVQINALGLEGDNVMNKKHHGGPDQAVYVYGDIDYAWWGTQLGHDLEPGMFGDNLTISGLESAPLHIGDRLHVGEVILEITSPRIPCVTLATRMGDPTFVKRFRAAERPGLYCRVIQTGCVQAGDAVRLEPYTGDVLITAGEMFRLYYENPISEGELRRLLAAPIAIRARTENEEKLAEILAG
- a CDS encoding aminotransferase class I/II-fold pyridoxal phosphate-dependent enzyme, with product MGKNTLSVHGGDDRTRAHQAIPMPIVQTATYAFADSADLIDFMQHKSWGDGIHGREEYGRYGNPTVRAVETKVAALEGAGDAVLFSSGMAAITSLLLASLPTGAHLVMTSDCYRRTRQFCTVFLKRLGIETTIVETGDYEALEGAIQPKRTRFIISESPTNPYLRCVDLARIAEIAKRHRLQTIIDSTFGTPINQLPLTYGIDYIVHSATKYLGGHHDIMAGVVAGRKDRIAALRDARGVLGGIVDPQSAYLLERGLKTLGLRVAQQNATGQRVAEFLETHPAIERVWYPGLPSHPDHAIAQKQMNGYGGVVSFTVRGTLEDTSRFIDAMEIPYIAPSLGGVDSLIEQPALMSFFEKTPEERLELGITGNLVRFAIGVEDAADLIADLSQALAVIPS
- a CDS encoding GNAT family N-acetyltransferase, with the protein product MLHIVRPWEQIDNDVLTVFYADCAAHDGILAVPPPPFSELIDQLSVRTVCLTTEGGTICAAGYARVGETTATLFGAVHPTWRKRGLGRALIAALEDAAQRPMLHVRSEALHPDAERLFAACGYRKDFSEFWLRRDLIAPIPRFEPLLVETWTMRNASRFFETYVAAFSTRPRGTTDADASGWIAEYDSDPDFRPELSYLAMMEGRDAAFVTTFAGSPHPDTGYIGQIGTHPDFRRRGIAQRLLGLVMARFAVKHVPALDIHVGEDNPEAIRVYEGVGFVRQGRRGRYIKTP
- a CDS encoding peptide ABC transporter substrate-binding protein; the encoded protein is MRKFHLKGLLPVLALVAIALAPVGTLSAAVAAPENVVVIASPMAQATEPVTIYGATTAQINSLDPQYAEDSVSIPPVENLFLGLTDLDPKTTAVRPEAASKWEVNEAGDTWTFTLRDDIPWVRYNPATKETTEIRKVTAQDFEYGIKRACNPNTTSYYASVVAAMIEGCDTARAIDPAAFKPEDLDQVGVKSLSDTQLEVKTKGPLGFFLSASGMWVLRATPKEAIEEFGDRWTEPGNIITNGPFVLAEWDKPVNRVFLKNTLYPEAVNDNYGGNIERVSTIVVGDGGSIWSLYQNSEIESSGVPAAELQRVRGDAELSKELRQTSDLAVFYFGFMFDKAPFDNVHVRRAFSAALDRKAFVSETQQDQGVPMAHFMPPGIRGAVPINEVGIGQPDTPGFDAAFAKSEMEAGGFPNCEGFPEVNIAVYQGASDWAQFLQNAVQTNLGCDPSKIIIEEVEFGVLLSTIKRATPVAQRPHMFTLGWGPDYPDAHNWIHDVLSCNADNPFNRPCDEALDGKIDAAATETDPLKREQMYRELEEAFFGADGVFPIAPLFLNINIFMVKPWYTGFFETDGLFGGPHWNSRKVDQAAQLAARGN
- the greA gene encoding transcription elongation factor GreA — encoded protein: MSDVQYLTEEGAAELRRELDELKTVKRPELAAKLKEAISQGDLSENADYQDAKEQQAFLEGRINHLEELLRAATIISNDKTRGKTIQVGSEVTVQEGNDPPETYIIVGAAEANPREGRISNESPLGKSLLGKKQGNKVKVETPSGVVTFVIKAIK
- a CDS encoding homoserine kinase gives rise to the protein MSLYDDLPRRVEVRAPATIANLGIGFDVLGMAFEQPFDTIYAERTETPGVLINDIRGDGGRLPRESAKNTAGIAAQAMLNALNIADQGVCLTIEKGLPLASGLGSSAASAAGGAVAVNALFGGRGDVGMVIAAAVEGEAVVSGRHVDNVAPAVIGGLVLVTGLEASQLFALPVPPTLWATICTPDVAVPTKEARAVLPREVSLATMVHQTGGLGLFIHALYRSDVALMGRAMMYDQVVEPAREHLIPGLGAVRVAAAERGALATVISGSGPTICSFTESKSAAERVMEGMFQVYYGMGIGFSAQVTRPAAAGTTWRVIA
- a CDS encoding DUF554 domain-containing protein is translated as MTGTFLNLITIILGSLVGLLIGNRLTEKMQESVMMGLGCVTLTIGVQNAMGSGNIILPVLAIAVGAIVGEALDLDGALKRFGGWLQSRVAAMGVSESAADITKADQGRIRFITGFVTASLLFCIGPMAVLGSIQNGIDVNEVRLLAIKSTLDLFASAALASTLGIGVMFSIIPTLLLQGGFSVVGMFIARAAAAGTAATIGLSRTNPYLVELSATGGLVLIALAFILMNMKQSRVANFLPALVIAPLLVGLAALLNIAIYPPPIP
- a CDS encoding PmoA family protein, with the protein product MGMGRAVRVVSEGSSLHLYSERADRFGPDGLMLTYQTAPPMPAVHAPRPYIHPLYSPRGVLLTEDAPPDHPWHRGLSMTFVDVSGVNFWGGHTYLQDHGYVLLANHGRVDLLNQTVRLQGEGSGAAFHETWAWRNATGDVLLTEARRWEVSIPLLDQPILVITIFSRFTNSTAHPLRFGSPWTQGRAGVGYGGLFWRLPAALTGGTFNAQSEAEVLSAPDPYGVDKMHYHLAGRLDLHWEARQFLPEQIRATAWFVRQKDYLGICAAFPYERHYDLLPRERLYFWHTLSMSDVYCSTLTG